One Lactobacillus sp. ESL0785 DNA window includes the following coding sequences:
- the asnA gene encoding aspartate--ammonia ligase, which yields MTLILPEKYHPTLTIRDTEAAIVFIRERFQEILAQKLNLQRMSAPMFVEKDTGLNDNLNGVERPVAFDAKDMPKDDTIEIVHSLAKWKRLALKRYGFGMHEGLYTNMNAIRRDEDMDNFHSIYVDQWDWEKVISKEDRTIDTLEITVNKIYAAIKQIEAECAARYPASTYRLPDEVHFITTQELEDRWPDISPEERENKIAQEEKAVFIMKIGDKLNRSGKPHDGRAPDYDDWQLNGDLIFWYEPLKQKIEISSMGIRVSPESLHEQLTKADCRDREQLPFHQMLLKGELPYSIGGGIGQSRLCMLLLGKAHIGEVQASIWPKDMVTECAKHDIPLL from the coding sequence ATGACTTTGATTTTACCAGAAAAATATCACCCAACTTTAACAATTCGCGATACCGAAGCTGCAATTGTTTTTATTCGCGAACGTTTCCAAGAAATTTTGGCGCAAAAGCTCAACCTGCAACGGATGTCTGCACCAATGTTTGTCGAAAAAGACACTGGTCTTAATGACAACCTGAATGGTGTTGAACGTCCTGTTGCCTTTGACGCTAAAGACATGCCGAAGGATGACACCATTGAAATCGTTCATTCCCTTGCCAAGTGGAAACGACTGGCCTTGAAGAGATATGGTTTTGGCATGCACGAAGGGCTTTATACCAATATGAATGCTATTCGCCGCGACGAAGACATGGATAACTTCCATTCAATCTACGTTGACCAATGGGATTGGGAAAAGGTTATTAGTAAAGAAGATCGCACCATTGATACGTTGGAAATTACTGTTAACAAGATTTATGCCGCCATCAAACAAATTGAAGCTGAATGTGCTGCACGTTACCCAGCCTCTACTTATCGCTTGCCCGACGAAGTACATTTTATTACTACCCAAGAATTAGAAGATCGTTGGCCCGACATTAGTCCTGAAGAGCGGGAAAATAAGATTGCTCAAGAAGAAAAAGCCGTCTTTATTATGAAAATCGGCGACAAATTAAATCGCAGTGGTAAGCCACACGATGGTCGTGCCCCTGACTACGATGATTGGCAATTAAACGGTGACCTGATTTTCTGGTATGAACCGCTTAAACAAAAAATCGAAATTTCTTCAATGGGGATCCGGGTTAGCCCTGAAAGTCTGCACGAGCAACTAACAAAGGCTGATTGCCGCGACCGTGAACAATTACCATTCCACCAAATGCTGCTCAAGGGTGAACTACCTTATTCAATCGGCGGCGGCATTGGTCAATCCCGGCTCTGCATGTTGCTGCTAGGTAAGGCACATATTGGTGAAGTCCAAGCCAGCATCTGGCCTAAAGATATGGTCACTGAATGTGCCAAACACGATATTCCGTTATTATAA